In Candidatus Omnitrophota bacterium, a single genomic region encodes these proteins:
- a CDS encoding aldehyde dehydrogenase family protein → MNTKLLINGQLIETKQKERILNPSTGRVIEEVSLASKAELENALESARIAFDRGQWPRLGYDERREFILKIKQGILDNAAELAKIETLNTGKPIKETTFMDIPSSAKSFEYMADNFEKFLSEEKISIQQEAECRLMRSARGVAVLIIPWNYPLLIASWKLASALCAGNTVILKPSSLTPLSVLELARIIHDIGFPKGAVNIINAPGAEAGQLLCASKSVDMVSFTGSNEVGRQIINYTSTNVKKLIMELGGKSASIIMDDVDLDVAVNSNLCSIFLNQGQMCTAMSRILVHEKIYDKFVETFVRKTRSIKLGQGEDFQTQMGPLISISQIKKIITYIDKAKKEGAHVCCGGRAPEDPSLKNGFYFEPTVITNVNAHMEVFKEEVFGPVVCIMKFSSIAEAVEIANNSDFALAASIWTNNKEVSDEIANKINAGIIWINTYGMFYNQAPYGGFKQSGFGKELGREGFLEYTGLKNVIVDRNPQGKPLVNYWYGF, encoded by the coding sequence ATGAATACTAAATTATTAATAAACGGCCAGCTTATCGAGACGAAGCAAAAGGAAAGAATCCTGAACCCTTCAACAGGCAGGGTTATTGAAGAAGTTTCTCTTGCTTCAAAGGCTGAACTGGAGAATGCCCTTGAGTCAGCGCGCATTGCTTTTGACCGTGGCCAGTGGCCAAGGCTGGGGTATGATGAAAGAAGGGAATTCATCCTAAAGATTAAGCAGGGTATTTTGGATAATGCAGCAGAGTTGGCAAAGATAGAGACGCTTAACACCGGCAAGCCGATAAAAGAAACAACATTTATGGATATCCCGTCTTCGGCTAAGAGCTTTGAGTATATGGCGGATAATTTTGAGAAGTTCCTGAGTGAAGAGAAAATATCTATACAGCAAGAGGCAGAGTGCAGGCTTATGCGTTCGGCCCGCGGCGTAGCCGTATTGATAATCCCATGGAATTATCCTTTGTTAATCGCCTCCTGGAAACTCGCCTCTGCGCTGTGCGCAGGTAACACCGTGATTTTAAAACCTTCAAGCCTGACACCTTTAAGTGTTTTAGAATTAGCCAGGATCATACATGATATAGGCTTTCCAAAAGGAGCGGTAAATATTATAAACGCGCCAGGCGCCGAAGCCGGCCAGCTGCTTTGCGCAAGCAAGTCAGTTGATATGGTATCATTTACCGGTAGTAACGAGGTCGGCCGGCAGATAATCAATTATACCTCCACTAATGTCAAGAAACTGATAATGGAGTTAGGAGGTAAATCTGCCAGCATTATTATGGATGATGTGGACCTTGATGTTGCAGTAAACAGCAATCTATGTTCGATATTTCTGAATCAGGGCCAGATGTGCACGGCGATGTCACGCATACTCGTTCATGAAAAAATTTACGATAAGTTTGTTGAAACCTTTGTCAGAAAAACCAGGTCAATAAAACTAGGGCAGGGAGAAGATTTTCAGACTCAAATGGGGCCGTTGATCTCGATTTCACAGATAAAGAAAATCATTACTTATATAGATAAAGCAAAAAAAGAAGGGGCACACGTTTGTTGCGGAGGCAGGGCGCCGGAAGACCCTTCCTTAAAAAATGGGTTTTATTTTGAACCGACCGTTATTACTAATGTAAATGCGCACATGGAGGTATTTAAAGAAGAGGTCTTTGGGCCGGTTGTCTGTATTATGAAATTCTCTTCCATAGCTGAAGCGGTTGAAATAGCTAATAACAGTGATTTTGCTTTGGCAGCGTCTATTTGGACCAATAATAAGGAAGTTTCCGATGAGATAGCAAATAAGATAAACGCCGGCATTATCTGGATAAATACTTACGGTATGTTTTACAATCAGGCTCCTTACGGCGGTTTTAAGCAGAGCGGTTTCGGTAAAGAGCTTGGCCGGGAAGGTTTTCTTGAATATACCGGGCTTAAGAATGTCATAGTTGACCGGAACCCGCAAGGCAAGCCTCTGGTAAACTACTGGTATGGTTTTTGA
- a CDS encoding DNA mismatch repair protein MutS — protein MKLKLNLYPIASDLEGKIDEILNKAVENRAKLIEIAYGKASEDIKKRILNFLNRKDKRILYHRLEKSKEGWGRIYIHFRWK, from the coding sequence ATGAAGCTTAAACTGAATTTATACCCGATAGCATCGGACTTAGAGGGTAAAATAGATGAAATCCTAAATAAAGCAGTTGAGAACCGTGCTAAGCTTATCGAAATAGCTTATGGCAAGGCGTCAGAGGATATTAAAAAAAGGATACTGAATTTTCTAAACCGTAAAGATAAGCGTATTCTTTACCACCGTCTTGAAAAATCAAAAGAGGGGTGGGGAAGGATATACATTCATTTTAGGTGGAAATAA
- a CDS encoding PilZ domain-containing protein has translation MEIINKEADVGNNYSGQERRKFKRVKINLVVVYHPDRPLDVVVMQGSKEERATMLDISQGGMSILAKTNIPISTNVWIKFTLMSSDKDHADFYGNMEVKGQVRYGIAEPGGRYRLGISFLGLNEKDSINISSFVESLEKGKKS, from the coding sequence GTGGAAATAATTAACAAGGAGGCGGATGTGGGTAATAATTATTCCGGGCAAGAGAGGCGTAAGTTTAAAAGAGTTAAGATAAACCTGGTAGTAGTTTATCATCCTGACAGGCCTTTGGACGTGGTGGTCATGCAGGGGTCTAAAGAGGAAAGGGCTACTATGCTTGATATAAGCCAGGGCGGTATGTCAATCCTGGCAAAGACAAATATCCCCATTTCAACTAATGTATGGATAAAATTTACGCTTATGAGTTCGGACAAAGACCATGCCGATTTCTATGGCAATATGGAAGTGAAAGGGCAGGTGCGTTACGGCATAGCTGAGCCCGGCGGTCGATACAGGCTGGGTATAAGCTTTTTGGGTTTGAACGAAAAAGACAGTATAAACATCTCCAGCTTTGTAGAATCGTTAGAAAAAGGCAAAAAGAGTTAA
- the rlmN gene encoding 23S rRNA (adenine(2503)-C(2))-methyltransferase RlmN, whose product MNINNFNLEELEKVLRECGQPVFRARQIFAWVHKRKVFDFGKMSDMPSSLREKLKNKYSIQDLSIRNITRSRDGTQKYLFSLNDANLIEAVNIPAAGRVTGCVSTQAGCRFACKFCASGIQGFVRNLECSEIIEQILVLDRDASGGLTNLVFMGTGEPLDNYDNVIKAARIINSQYSINLGARKITISTSGVIAGIERLSNEGLQIELSVSLHAADDRTRSSLMPINKVYPLSDLIKACRKYTEKTNRQITFEYILIKGINSTLQDALNLVKVLKGLSTIKVNLIVSNIVEESGLEPAGLKDAAAFKGCLIKHGINVTLRKPRGQDIDAACGQLRLRYGEG is encoded by the coding sequence ATGAACATAAATAATTTCAACCTTGAAGAGTTGGAGAAAGTGTTGCGCGAATGTGGTCAGCCTGTTTTTCGCGCCCGGCAGATTTTTGCCTGGGTACATAAGAGGAAAGTCTTTGATTTCGGAAAAATGTCGGATATGCCGTCAAGCTTAAGAGAAAAACTCAAAAATAAATATTCTATTCAGGATTTAAGCATAAGGAACATAACACGGTCAAGAGACGGAACGCAAAAATACCTTTTTTCTTTGAATGATGCCAATCTTATTGAAGCGGTGAATATCCCTGCGGCAGGCAGGGTTACGGGATGCGTTTCTACGCAAGCCGGCTGCAGGTTTGCTTGTAAATTTTGCGCAAGCGGAATTCAGGGATTTGTCAGGAACCTGGAATGTTCTGAGATAATTGAGCAGATTCTTGTCCTTGACAGAGATGCTTCCGGCGGCCTCACTAACCTCGTTTTTATGGGCACAGGCGAGCCGTTAGATAATTACGATAATGTTATCAAGGCGGCAAGGATAATAAATTCGCAATACAGCATTAATCTTGGCGCAAGGAAGATAACCATTTCAACTTCCGGTGTCATTGCCGGCATAGAGCGTCTCAGTAACGAAGGGCTGCAAATCGAACTATCGGTTTCTTTGCATGCTGCAGATGATAGGACAAGGTCAAGCCTGATGCCCATAAACAAGGTTTATCCTCTAAGTGATCTGATTAAAGCCTGCAGAAAATATACCGAGAAAACTAACCGGCAGATAACTTTCGAATACATCCTTATTAAGGGCATTAATTCTACATTGCAGGATGCGCTTAATTTAGTTAAAGTATTAAAAGGGTTATCCACAATCAAGGTTAATCTTATAGTATCTAATATCGTAGAAGAATCCGGACTTGAGCCGGCGGGCCTGAAAGATGCCGCTGCTTTTAAAGGGTGCCTTATTAAACACGGCATAAACGTGACGCTGCGTAAGCCGCGCGGACAGGATATTGATGCTGCCTGTGGGCAATTGAGGTTGAGATATGGGGAAGGATAG
- a CDS encoding DUF4900 domain-containing protein: MQYFFPRLANKKGVALITTFFAITVLLIFCGLFVMVSISQNMASDRFRRRTRAFYLAESGLDRAIFWLRTQPSPPVGDKIDPWGGAQNLGEGSYTVSIFDLGMVGANSSIRRYRVRSSGSFGNITRTLTNYVQVDNYARYLWFTDREVYGGVNVWFWTQDRLNGPTHTNSHFNIYGNPVFESEVRSVDDYIRFYNNGINVNLQQTSNSPYDEPVFLEGVDFGVQPTTMPNQALSLRSAANSSEGIYLSGNTKVVLNSDGTMSVTNSKKKWKDKDMPLPANGALFVNNGSLHVSGTLNGRLTVGSSSDVVIPDSIVYADDPKLNPNSDDVLGVISERDIVVSYDAPHDLEIDACMMSLGTSFMMEDWWVGPAKGTLSVYGGIIQDERGPVGTFNSLAGTKVSGYSKDYSYDPRLLSNPPPYMPTTGDYITLSWQEN; encoded by the coding sequence ATGCAATATTTCTTCCCAAGGTTAGCAAATAAAAAGGGAGTAGCTTTAATTACTACATTCTTTGCAATTACCGTGCTGCTTATTTTTTGCGGGCTTTTTGTTATGGTAAGTATAAGCCAAAATATGGCCTCGGATAGGTTCAGAAGGAGAACGCGCGCTTTTTACCTGGCTGAATCGGGTTTAGACAGGGCAATTTTTTGGTTAAGGACGCAACCTTCTCCGCCCGTAGGAGACAAGATTGATCCGTGGGGGGGCGCGCAGAATTTAGGCGAAGGCAGCTATACAGTTTCTATCTTTGACCTGGGCATGGTGGGAGCCAATTCCAGTATCCGAAGGTACAGGGTAAGGTCTTCAGGGTCTTTTGGGAATATAACCCGCACTTTGACTAATTATGTACAGGTTGATAACTACGCCCGGTATCTCTGGTTTACGGATCGGGAGGTTTATGGAGGAGTAAATGTCTGGTTTTGGACGCAGGACAGGCTAAACGGCCCAACGCATACCAATTCTCACTTCAATATTTATGGCAATCCTGTTTTTGAAAGCGAGGTCCGCTCCGTAGACGACTATATAAGGTTTTATAATAACGGTATTAATGTTAATTTGCAGCAGACTTCCAATTCACCTTATGATGAACCAGTTTTTCTGGAAGGAGTTGACTTCGGAGTGCAGCCAACAACAATGCCTAACCAGGCTTTAAGCCTGCGCTCAGCGGCAAATAGCAGCGAAGGCATTTATTTAAGCGGCAATACAAAGGTGGTACTAAACAGCGACGGGACAATGAGTGTCACTAATTCCAAGAAAAAGTGGAAAGACAAAGATATGCCATTACCGGCAAACGGCGCCCTCTTTGTCAATAACGGTTCTTTGCATGTTTCCGGAACGCTTAATGGAAGGCTTACGGTCGGTTCCAGCAGTGATGTGGTCATCCCGGATAGCATTGTATACGCCGATGACCCAAAGCTTAACCCCAATTCCGATGATGTCCTCGGGGTTATTTCCGAAAGAGATATAGTTGTAAGTTATGACGCGCCTCACGATCTTGAGATAGACGCTTGCATGATGTCCCTGGGTACATCTTTTATGATGGAGGATTGGTGGGTAGGCCCGGCTAAAGGCACATTATCTGTTTATGGCGGTATAATTCAGGATGAAAGGGGTCCCGTCGGGACTTTTAACAGCCTGGCCGGGACAAAAGTAAGCGGGTACTCAAAAGATTATTCTTATGACCCGAGATTGCTGAGCAACCCGCCGCCTTACATGCCAACAACCGGCGATTATATAACTTTATCCTGGCAGGAGAATTAA